The Kocuria sp. TGY1127_2 genome includes a window with the following:
- a CDS encoding heavy metal translocating P-type ATPase, which produces MTDPTTHHHHHGDVADETTESGHVDDSHAEHEGHTMEHGDHAGHGDHGSGHGGHAGHGDHVGQFRRLFWINLVIAIPVVAFSPMFAMLLGYSVPGWAGWVAAVLGTVMYAWGGTPFLTGAVSELKSRQPGMMLLIALGITVAFLASWAATLGLVHHELEFWWELALLIVIMLLGHWIEMRSLAQTTSALDSLAALLPDEAERIEGDDVVKVDPAELRVGDVVIVRPGGSVPADGIVVDGRADMDESMITGESRPVARGEGENVTAGTVATDSGLRVEITATGDDTALAGINRLVAEAQGSSSRAQRIADRAAALLFWFALVAALITATVWTLFGLPDDAVIRTITVLVIACPHALGLAIPLVVSIATERAARGGVLVKDRLALESMRQVDAVLFDKTGTLTKGEPTVTGVEPTAGMDADQVLALAASAEADSEHPLAQAIVTAAKEKSLTLEPSSGFTSSPAVGVTATVADQEIRVGGPRLLEETGQDEVDTADAWRAEGAIILHVLRDGKVIGGLKLADEVRPESRDAVDALHELGVEVVMITGDAEAVANEVGQELGIDRVFAGVRPEDKSAKVAALQHEGKKVAMVGDGVNDAPALAQADVGIAIGAGTDVAIASAGVILASSDPRSVLSVIQLSRAAYRKMKQNLWWAAGYNLISVPLAAGVLAPVGFVLPMSVGAILMSISTVVVALNAQLLRRIDLTPEASTRSVLERQK; this is translated from the coding sequence ATGACGGACCCGACCACGCATCACCATCACCACGGCGACGTCGCCGACGAGACCACCGAGTCCGGCCACGTTGACGACTCGCATGCCGAGCACGAAGGCCACACCATGGAACACGGCGACCATGCCGGGCACGGCGATCACGGCAGTGGCCATGGTGGTCATGCGGGCCACGGCGACCACGTCGGCCAGTTCCGTCGACTGTTCTGGATCAACCTCGTCATCGCCATCCCGGTGGTCGCGTTCTCTCCCATGTTCGCCATGCTGCTGGGCTACTCGGTGCCCGGCTGGGCGGGCTGGGTCGCCGCAGTGCTCGGCACCGTCATGTACGCCTGGGGCGGCACCCCGTTCCTCACCGGTGCCGTCAGCGAGCTGAAGAGCCGCCAGCCCGGGATGATGCTGCTGATCGCGCTCGGGATCACCGTCGCGTTCCTCGCCTCCTGGGCCGCCACTCTCGGGCTCGTCCATCACGAGCTCGAGTTCTGGTGGGAGCTGGCGTTGCTGATCGTCATCATGTTGCTGGGCCACTGGATCGAGATGCGCTCCCTGGCCCAGACCACTTCGGCGCTGGACTCCCTGGCCGCGCTGCTGCCCGATGAGGCCGAGCGGATCGAGGGCGACGACGTCGTCAAGGTCGACCCGGCCGAGCTGCGCGTCGGCGATGTCGTGATCGTCCGCCCCGGTGGCAGCGTCCCCGCCGACGGCATCGTCGTCGACGGCCGCGCCGACATGGACGAGTCCATGATCACCGGCGAGTCACGCCCCGTCGCCCGCGGCGAGGGCGAGAACGTCACCGCCGGCACCGTCGCCACCGACTCCGGCCTGCGGGTGGAGATCACCGCCACGGGCGACGACACGGCGCTGGCGGGCATCAACCGGCTCGTCGCTGAGGCGCAGGGCTCTTCCTCCCGTGCACAGCGCATCGCCGACCGCGCCGCTGCCCTGCTGTTCTGGTTCGCCCTCGTAGCCGCCCTGATCACCGCAACAGTCTGGACCCTCTTCGGACTGCCCGACGACGCGGTCATCCGCACCATCACCGTCCTCGTCATCGCCTGCCCCCACGCTCTGGGCCTGGCGATCCCACTGGTCGTCTCCATCGCCACCGAGCGCGCCGCCCGCGGCGGCGTCCTGGTCAAGGACCGCCTCGCCCTGGAGTCCATGCGCCAAGTCGACGCGGTCCTCTTCGACAAGACCGGCACCCTGACCAAGGGCGAGCCCACCGTCACCGGCGTCGAACCGACCGCAGGCATGGATGCCGACCAGGTGCTCGCCCTGGCCGCATCCGCCGAGGCCGACAGCGAGCACCCCCTCGCCCAGGCCATCGTTACCGCCGCCAAGGAGAAGAGCCTCACCCTCGAGCCGTCCAGCGGATTCACCTCTTCCCCCGCGGTCGGCGTCACTGCGACGGTGGCCGACCAGGAGATCCGCGTCGGCGGACCCCGGCTGCTCGAAGAGACCGGGCAGGACGAGGTCGACACGGCAGACGCGTGGCGGGCAGAGGGCGCGATCATCCTGCACGTCCTCCGTGATGGCAAGGTGATCGGTGGCCTCAAGCTCGCCGACGAGGTTCGCCCAGAGTCCCGCGATGCCGTCGACGCCCTCCATGAGCTCGGCGTCGAGGTCGTCATGATCACCGGTGACGCCGAAGCGGTGGCGAACGAGGTCGGCCAGGAACTCGGCATCGACCGCGTCTTCGCCGGCGTTCGTCCCGAGGACAAGTCCGCGAAAGTCGCCGCGCTCCAGCACGAGGGCAAGAAGGTCGCCATGGTCGGCGACGGCGTCAACGACGCCCCCGCGCTGGCCCAGGCCGATGTCGGCATCGCCATCGGAGCCGGCACCGACGTCGCCATCGCCTCGGCCGGGGTCATTCTCGCCAGCTCCGACCCGCGCAGCGTCTTGTCGGTGATCCAGCTGTCGAGGGCCGCCTACCGGAAGATGAAGCAGAACCTGTGGTGGGCCGCCGGCTACAACCTCATCTCCGTCCCGCTCGCGGCCGGCGTCCTCGCACCCGTCGGGTTCGTCCTGCCGATGTCGGTCGGCGCGATCCTG
- a CDS encoding YdhK family protein — protein MRKRLMTTVAAGVLGGALVLSGCSTGGDQDQATPSSTSQHEGHGSSGSSSDSGGMEHPMDGGPAPEGIEKAASPKYPVGTEVKLTADHMEGMDGAPATIAGAYDTYTYAVNFTPTTGGDPVKDHKWVVQEEIKDAGDQRVADGTEVTLEAEHMEGMKGAKATIASSTDETVYMVDYESDGMKMTNHKWVVESEIKPAS, from the coding sequence ATGCGCAAGCGCCTCATGACCACCGTCGCCGCAGGAGTGCTCGGCGGAGCACTCGTGCTCTCCGGCTGCAGCACCGGAGGAGACCAGGACCAAGCGACCCCCTCGTCGACCAGCCAGCACGAGGGCCACGGAAGCAGTGGCAGCAGTTCTGACAGCGGCGGGATGGAGCATCCGATGGACGGCGGCCCCGCCCCCGAGGGCATCGAGAAGGCCGCGTCGCCGAAGTATCCGGTCGGCACCGAGGTCAAGCTCACCGCCGATCACATGGAGGGCATGGACGGCGCACCGGCCACGATCGCCGGGGCCTACGACACCTATACCTACGCGGTGAACTTCACGCCCACCACCGGCGGGGATCCGGTCAAGGATCACAAGTGGGTCGTGCAGGAGGAGATCAAGGATGCCGGAGACCAGCGAGTGGCCGACGGCACCGAGGTCACGCTGGAAGCGGAGCACATGGAGGGCATGAAGGGCGCGAAGGCGACCATCGCCTCCTCCACCGACGAGACCGTCTACATGGTCGACTATGAGTCCGACGGCATGAAGATGACCAACCACAAGTGGGTCGTCGAGAGCGAGATCAAGCCGGCCTCCTGA
- a CDS encoding cation-translocating P-type ATPase, with protein MSTQAAANTQAPLVADAGIELEIGGMTCASCANRIERKLNKLDGVSATVNYATEKAKVTVPDGYDPALLVAEVEKTGYTAAMPKPKDATPSGPTTDDGEAPDSELTSLKHRLIGAIVLTVPVIAMAMVPALQFTYWQWASLALAAPVIVWAAWPFHKAAWTNLRHGTATMDTLISMGTTAAFLWSLYALFLGTAGTPGMTHPFEFTIAPSDGAGNIYLEAAAGVTMFILAGRYFEKRSKRQAGAALRALLELGAKEVSVLRNGAEVKIPTSDLAVGDEFVVRPGEKIATDGTVASGTSAVDASMLTGESVPVEVVAGDPVTGATVNAGGRLVIRATRVGSDTQLAQMAKLVEDAQTGKAAVQRLADRISGVFVPIVIAISVIALGAWLGAGFPVSAAFTAAVAVLVIACPCALGLATPTALLVGTGRGAQMGVLIKGPEVLESTRKVDTIVLDKTGTVTTGKMTLVEAITEPGVDRAELLRLAGALEDASEHPIAQAIAKGAVQEIGQLPTPEDFANIEGKGVQGVVDGRGVLVGRESLLADWSQHLSSDVAAAKAAAEDEGKTVVAVGWDGQARGILVVADAVKPTSAEAIQGLKDLGLTPVLLTGDNEAVAKRIAAEVGIEKVIAEVLPKDKVDVVTRLQDAGKVIAMVGDGVNDAPALAQADLGLAMGTGTDVAIEASDITLVRGDLRAAVDAIRLSRRTLGTIKSNLFWAFAYNVAAIPVAALGMLNPMLAGAAMAFSSVFVVGNSLRLRGFRSVAKQ; from the coding sequence GTGAGCACCCAAGCTGCAGCGAACACCCAAGCGCCGCTAGTCGCGGACGCCGGCATCGAGCTCGAGATTGGCGGGATGACCTGCGCCTCCTGCGCGAACCGGATCGAGCGTAAGCTCAATAAGCTCGACGGTGTCTCCGCCACGGTCAACTACGCCACCGAGAAGGCCAAGGTCACCGTGCCCGACGGGTACGACCCCGCCCTGCTGGTCGCCGAGGTCGAGAAGACCGGCTACACCGCTGCCATGCCCAAGCCCAAGGACGCGACGCCGTCGGGCCCGACCACGGACGATGGTGAGGCTCCCGACTCCGAGCTGACATCGCTCAAGCACCGCCTCATCGGCGCAATCGTGCTCACCGTCCCGGTGATCGCCATGGCCATGGTTCCTGCGCTCCAGTTCACCTACTGGCAGTGGGCCTCCCTGGCCCTGGCCGCACCGGTGATCGTCTGGGCGGCCTGGCCGTTCCACAAGGCAGCGTGGACCAACCTGCGCCACGGCACCGCGACCATGGACACCCTCATCTCCATGGGCACGACCGCGGCGTTCCTGTGGTCGCTCTACGCCCTGTTCCTCGGCACCGCCGGGACGCCAGGCATGACGCATCCCTTCGAGTTCACCATCGCTCCCTCCGACGGCGCGGGCAACATCTACCTCGAAGCCGCGGCCGGGGTGACGATGTTCATCCTCGCCGGCCGCTACTTCGAGAAGCGCTCCAAGCGCCAGGCCGGTGCCGCGCTGCGCGCCCTGCTCGAGCTCGGCGCGAAGGAAGTCTCGGTTCTGCGCAATGGGGCCGAGGTCAAGATCCCGACCTCCGATCTGGCCGTCGGCGACGAGTTCGTCGTCCGCCCAGGTGAGAAGATCGCCACCGACGGCACCGTCGCCTCCGGAACGTCGGCCGTGGACGCGTCCATGCTCACCGGAGAGTCCGTGCCAGTCGAGGTCGTCGCCGGCGACCCGGTCACGGGCGCGACCGTCAACGCCGGCGGCCGCCTGGTCATCCGCGCGACCCGCGTCGGGTCGGACACCCAACTGGCACAGATGGCCAAGCTCGTCGAGGACGCCCAGACTGGCAAGGCCGCGGTCCAGCGCCTGGCCGACCGGATCTCTGGCGTGTTCGTTCCGATCGTCATCGCCATCTCGGTCATCGCCCTCGGCGCGTGGCTCGGTGCCGGGTTCCCCGTCTCCGCCGCCTTCACCGCAGCGGTCGCGGTCCTCGTCATCGCCTGCCCCTGCGCCCTCGGCCTGGCCACTCCCACCGCCCTGCTGGTCGGCACCGGTCGCGGCGCGCAGATGGGCGTGCTGATCAAGGGTCCCGAGGTTCTCGAATCCACCCGCAAGGTCGACACTATCGTCCTCGACAAGACCGGCACCGTCACCACCGGCAAGATGACCCTGGTCGAGGCGATCACCGAGCCCGGCGTCGACCGCGCCGAGCTGCTCCGCCTGGCAGGCGCTCTGGAGGACGCCTCCGAGCACCCCATCGCCCAGGCCATCGCCAAGGGCGCGGTCCAGGAGATCGGGCAGCTGCCCACTCCCGAGGACTTCGCGAACATCGAGGGCAAGGGCGTCCAGGGAGTCGTCGACGGCCGCGGCGTGCTCGTCGGCCGGGAGTCCCTGCTGGCCGACTGGTCGCAGCACCTCTCCTCCGACGTCGCCGCCGCCAAGGCCGCAGCCGAGGACGAGGGCAAGACCGTCGTCGCCGTCGGCTGGGACGGACAGGCCCGCGGAATCCTCGTCGTCGCCGACGCCGTCAAGCCCACCAGCGCCGAGGCGATCCAGGGCCTGAAAGACCTGGGCCTCACCCCGGTCCTGCTCACCGGCGACAACGAGGCCGTGGCCAAGCGGATCGCCGCCGAGGTCGGCATCGAAAAGGTCATCGCCGAGGTCCTGCCCAAGGACAAGGTGGATGTCGTTACCCGCCTCCAGGACGCGGGCAAGGTCATCGCGATGGTCGGCGACGGCGTCAACGACGCCCCCGCCCTCGCCCAGGCCGACCTTGGCCTGGCGATGGGCACCGGCACCGACGTCGCCATCGAGGCCTCCGACATCACCCTCGTGCGGGGCGACTTGCGGGCCGCGGTCGACGCGATCCGGCTCTCCCGCAGGACCCTGGGCACGATCAAGTCGAACCTGTTCTGGGCCTTCGCCTACAACGTCGCGGCCATTCCGGTCGCGGCGCTGGGCATGCTCAACCCCATGCTCGCAGGCGCGGCGATGGCGTTCTCCAGCGTCTTCGTCGTCGGCAACAGCCTCCGCCTGCGCGGGTTCCGCAGCGTCGCCAAGCAGTGA
- a CDS encoding heavy-metal-associated domain-containing protein, with protein MTANEYQVTGMTCGHCEMSVREEVSEISGVTDIQVSAQTGKLVVSASGEVDDAKVLAAVEEAGYTAVRV; from the coding sequence ATGACTGCGAACGAGTACCAGGTGACGGGCATGACCTGCGGGCACTGCGAGATGTCGGTCCGCGAGGAGGTCAGCGAGATCTCTGGCGTCACCGATATCCAGGTCAGCGCGCAGACCGGCAAGCTCGTCGTCTCCGCCTCCGGCGAGGTCGACGACGCGAAGGTCCTGGCCGCGGTCGAGGAAGCCGGCTATACGGCGGTTCGCGTCTGA
- a CDS encoding DUF6153 family protein, translated as MIPTCRGDTPPGYAGAVETATDEPCRSRHWLQLIILTALLITGLLGMHALVGGPAAATTPMASPAHASSQSPGMTGMTSIASMSSATGAQGPVHGSGGCADAMNSGDSTCVSAPTTQSIPALPVPSVAAVPTLVSAPMPSSPSETPRRFALTHLELSIYRT; from the coding sequence ATGATCCCCACGTGTCGAGGGGATACACCACCGGGGTATGCTGGGGCTGTGGAGACCGCGACCGATGAACCCTGCCGCAGCCGGCACTGGCTGCAGCTGATCATTCTTACGGCGCTGCTGATCACGGGTCTCCTCGGCATGCACGCGCTGGTCGGCGGACCGGCAGCGGCGACGACCCCCATGGCGTCGCCGGCTCACGCGTCCTCGCAGTCGCCCGGCATGACGGGCATGACGTCTATCGCCTCCATGTCGAGCGCGACCGGAGCACAGGGTCCGGTGCACGGCTCCGGAGGCTGCGCAGACGCCATGAACAGCGGCGACTCCACCTGTGTCTCCGCGCCTACGACCCAGAGCATTCCGGCCCTCCCCGTTCCGTCCGTCGCAGCTGTGCCCACACTCGTCTCTGCGCCCATGCCGTCGTCGCCGTCCGAGACGCCCCGCCGGTTCGCGCTGACGCATCTGGAGCTGTCGATCTACCGAACGTGA
- a CDS encoding multicopper oxidase family protein — protein sequence MHSTLNRRQFLSVGALTLTAAGFAGCSTTATKTTSFIGSSSTAVTSAEAKRRRTGTIVRRALTAEPVTLDLGGKTAKTWAYRGASATKPLRGNVGDSLKVDFTNDLPDPTSVHWHGLALRNDMDGVPSLTQEPIEPGGSFDYEFTLPEPGTFWFHPHVGVQLDRGLYAPLIIDDPHEKGDYDQEWVIVLDDWLDGVTATPDEVLAELEKGMMDHGGMDMGPMRMGNTLMGATSPLLGGDAGDVYYPLYLINGTPANDPQTFTAKPGERIRLRIINAGGDTAFRFGVGEHPLTITHTDGFPVEAFEAESVVLGMGERYDAIITAGDGAFAVVAEALGKQDQALAVLRTASGSAPAKDTTLPQTKNPATAADLRAAGEVALPKRGVDRTLTLELTGSMEKYDWAINGKRMNMDQPMRDALGIADGERVALEFKNSTTMWHPMHLHGHTYQLPGGGPRKDTSIVLPGTTLRVEFDADNPGRWLTHCHNVYHGEAGMMTTIAYQEN from the coding sequence ATGCATTCCACCCTGAATCGTCGACAGTTCCTGTCTGTCGGCGCATTGACGCTGACTGCCGCCGGCTTCGCCGGATGCAGCACCACTGCCACTAAGACAACCTCGTTCATTGGGTCCAGCAGCACCGCAGTCACTTCCGCGGAGGCGAAGCGCCGCCGCACCGGAACGATCGTGCGGCGTGCGCTGACCGCCGAGCCGGTCACCCTGGACCTCGGAGGGAAGACCGCCAAGACCTGGGCCTATCGGGGAGCGTCGGCGACCAAGCCGCTGCGCGGCAACGTCGGTGACTCCCTGAAGGTCGACTTCACCAACGACCTGCCCGATCCGACCAGCGTCCACTGGCACGGGCTGGCGCTGCGCAACGACATGGACGGAGTGCCGAGCCTCACCCAGGAGCCCATCGAGCCCGGTGGGTCGTTCGACTACGAGTTCACGCTGCCCGAGCCGGGCACGTTCTGGTTCCACCCGCATGTCGGCGTGCAGCTCGACCGCGGCCTGTATGCGCCGCTGATCATCGACGATCCGCACGAGAAGGGCGACTACGACCAGGAATGGGTGATCGTTCTTGATGACTGGCTGGACGGCGTCACCGCGACGCCCGACGAGGTCCTCGCCGAGCTCGAGAAGGGGATGATGGACCACGGCGGCATGGACATGGGGCCGATGCGGATGGGCAACACCCTGATGGGCGCGACCTCGCCGCTACTCGGCGGCGACGCCGGCGACGTCTACTACCCCCTCTACCTGATCAACGGCACGCCTGCGAACGACCCCCAGACCTTCACCGCCAAGCCCGGGGAGCGGATCAGGCTGAGGATCATCAACGCCGGCGGCGACACCGCCTTCCGCTTCGGGGTCGGCGAGCACCCGCTGACGATCACCCACACCGACGGATTCCCCGTCGAGGCCTTCGAGGCCGAGAGCGTCGTGCTCGGCATGGGGGAGCGCTACGACGCGATCATCACCGCCGGCGACGGCGCGTTCGCGGTCGTCGCCGAGGCCCTGGGGAAGCAGGACCAGGCCCTCGCCGTCCTGCGCACCGCATCGGGCAGCGCACCCGCGAAGGACACGACGCTGCCGCAGACGAAAAATCCCGCCACAGCGGCCGACCTCAGGGCAGCCGGCGAGGTCGCACTTCCCAAGCGCGGCGTCGACCGCACGCTCACCCTCGAGCTGACCGGAAGCATGGAAAAGTACGACTGGGCGATCAACGGCAAGCGCATGAACATGGACCAACCGATGCGCGACGCCCTCGGCATCGCCGACGGGGAGCGGGTCGCCCTCGAGTTCAAGAACTCGACGACGATGTGGCACCCGATGCACCTGCACGGGCACACCTACCAGCTTCCCGGCGGCGGGCCGCGCAAGGACACCTCGATCGTCCTGCCCGGCACGACGCTGCGCGTCGAGTTCGACGCCGACAACCCCGGGCGGTGGCTCACCCACTGCCACAACGTCTACCACGGGGAAGCCGGGATGATGACGACGATCGCCTACCAGGAGAACTGA
- a CDS encoding MFS transporter, protein MSETNAPAPRTGAKQWWGLAVLVIPSTLLFMMLTILFLAAPNMAADLNPTSAQLLWILDIYGFVMAGFLVAMGVLGDRIGKRLLMVIGAVLFGIVSIAAALTTSPELMIAWRAILGVGGAMMLPSTLGLIFVLFADPKARGVAIGVWAGGIFAGVALGPLLSGLLLEVFGWQATFLVAVPVMALVAIGAPLLLPEHKDPTAKIDLLSALLLVASLLAIIYGVKRFATQEPAGPSIGLLIAGVLVGLWFVIRQLRATQPLLDVRLFANRTVSGALAVFLLSAAALGGVYSLFTQYLQQVQGLSPMQAGLSILPAAAVLIVVSTLSPMLARRFRPGNVIAVGLLTQVVGYILFTQLDAVTGLALVIASFVVTYPGVAPSMALTTDLVVSSVPPEKAGGASGLATTVNDLGISLGVAVIGSIGIAAYRSQISDSLPDGLPPEAAAAAETGIDGAIAAAGQLPGDVGEALTTAAQQAFTSGLNAAGITSAIIAALAALIAAIGLRHIRPTGQAHVDAEKEPAQES, encoded by the coding sequence ATGTCTGAGACGAATGCACCTGCACCCCGGACCGGGGCGAAGCAGTGGTGGGGGCTCGCGGTCCTCGTGATCCCGTCGACCCTGCTGTTCATGATGCTGACGATCTTGTTCCTGGCGGCCCCGAACATGGCTGCTGATCTGAACCCGACTAGCGCACAGCTGCTGTGGATTCTCGACATCTACGGGTTCGTCATGGCCGGATTCCTCGTCGCGATGGGCGTCCTCGGCGACCGGATCGGCAAGCGTCTGCTTATGGTGATCGGCGCGGTCCTGTTCGGAATCGTGTCCATCGCTGCGGCGTTGACGACCAGTCCCGAGCTGATGATCGCCTGGCGCGCCATCCTCGGCGTGGGAGGAGCCATGATGCTCCCGTCCACGCTGGGGCTGATCTTCGTGCTCTTCGCCGACCCGAAGGCGCGAGGCGTCGCGATCGGCGTCTGGGCCGGCGGGATCTTCGCCGGTGTCGCCCTCGGACCACTGCTGTCCGGCCTGCTGCTCGAGGTCTTCGGCTGGCAGGCGACGTTCCTGGTCGCGGTGCCCGTGATGGCGCTGGTGGCCATCGGCGCGCCGCTGCTGCTGCCTGAGCACAAGGATCCGACCGCGAAGATCGATCTGCTCAGCGCATTGCTCCTGGTCGCTTCGCTGCTGGCCATCATCTACGGCGTCAAGCGCTTCGCCACCCAGGAGCCGGCCGGCCCGTCGATCGGCCTGCTGATCGCCGGAGTACTGGTCGGGCTGTGGTTCGTGATCCGGCAGCTGCGCGCGACCCAGCCCCTGCTCGACGTCCGGCTGTTTGCCAACCGCACCGTCAGCGGAGCACTCGCGGTGTTCCTTCTTTCGGCCGCGGCGCTGGGTGGGGTGTATTCGCTGTTCACCCAGTACCTGCAGCAGGTGCAAGGGCTCTCGCCTATGCAGGCCGGACTGTCGATTTTGCCTGCCGCGGCAGTTCTCATCGTCGTCTCGACCCTCTCGCCGATGCTCGCCCGGAGGTTCCGGCCGGGCAACGTGATCGCCGTGGGCCTGCTCACCCAGGTCGTCGGCTACATCCTGTTCACCCAGCTCGACGCCGTCACCGGTCTCGCGCTGGTGATCGCGAGCTTCGTCGTCACCTACCCCGGGGTCGCGCCCTCCATGGCGCTGACCACGGACCTGGTGGTGAGCTCGGTCCCGCCGGAGAAGGCCGGCGGTGCCTCCGGGCTCGCGACGACCGTCAACGACCTGGGCATCTCACTCGGTGTCGCGGTCATCGGCAGCATCGGGATCGCCGCCTATCGCAGCCAGATCAGCGACTCCTTGCCCGATGGGCTGCCACCGGAGGCGGCGGCCGCGGCCGAGACCGGGATCGACGGGGCCATCGCCGCCGCCGGACAGCTGCCGGGCGACGTCGGAGAGGCACTGACGACCGCGGCCCAGCAGGCGTTCACCAGCGGACTGAACGCCGCTGGGATCACCTCCGCGATCATCGCCGCCCTTGCCGCGCTCATCGCCGCGATCGGTCTGCGGCACATCCGCCCCACCGGGCAGGCTCACGTCGACGCCGAGAAGGAGCCCGCTCAGGAGTCGTGA
- a CDS encoding TetR/AcrR family transcriptional regulator, with translation MPNGKGAAGAGEQKPVRRGKTANQRADAQRNRAKILAATPDALRKDPDASVAGIAAEAGVGRMTLYGHFKTRAELIDATLADSLERAEAVLADVPLDGDPGQAFEALIAPSWMLLEHIRAVLVVAQRELQPARIREMHEKAEARMRGLLERGQREGVFRADLPVDWLLAVTHLTMNAAAEEVTAGRLDRDDAARVIVVTLHSAFAANDHN, from the coding sequence ATGCCGAACGGAAAGGGCGCGGCCGGCGCTGGTGAACAGAAGCCGGTGCGGCGAGGAAAGACGGCCAACCAGAGGGCAGACGCCCAGCGCAATCGGGCGAAGATCCTCGCGGCGACGCCGGATGCGCTCAGGAAGGACCCTGATGCCTCCGTCGCCGGCATCGCCGCCGAGGCGGGGGTCGGTCGGATGACCCTCTATGGGCATTTCAAGACGCGTGCCGAGCTCATCGACGCGACCCTCGCCGACAGCCTGGAACGAGCCGAGGCCGTCCTGGCCGACGTGCCTCTCGACGGTGATCCGGGCCAGGCGTTCGAGGCCCTGATCGCCCCGAGCTGGATGCTCCTGGAGCACATTCGCGCCGTGCTCGTGGTGGCTCAGCGCGAGCTGCAGCCGGCCCGCATCCGCGAGATGCACGAGAAGGCCGAAGCCCGGATGCGGGGCCTTCTCGAGCGCGGCCAGCGCGAGGGCGTCTTCCGTGCGGATCTGCCTGTCGACTGGCTCCTCGCGGTCACTCACCTGACCATGAACGCCGCAGCCGAGGAAGTCACCGCCGGCCGGCTCGACAGAGATGACGCTGCCCGCGTCATCGTCGTCACCCTGCACTCTGCCTTCGCCGCCAACGATCACAACTGA
- a CDS encoding metalloregulator ArsR/SmtB family transcription factor, producing MDADKQICGLDPDSQYVELAVEVFGLLADATRVRIVLALRRSDELSVNHLAESVGKSPAAVSQHLAKLRMARIVSTRQEGQRVFYRLENEHASQLVSDAIFQAEHSVANGQVPAHHHEERAEA from the coding sequence ATGGACGCAGATAAGCAGATATGCGGGCTCGACCCCGACAGTCAGTACGTGGAACTTGCCGTCGAGGTGTTCGGGCTCCTCGCCGACGCGACCCGAGTCCGGATCGTCCTCGCGCTGCGTCGCAGCGACGAGCTGTCGGTGAACCACCTCGCCGAGAGCGTGGGCAAGTCGCCGGCCGCGGTGTCGCAGCACCTGGCGAAGCTGCGGATGGCCCGGATCGTGTCGACCCGGCAGGAGGGGCAGCGGGTGTTCTATCGGCTGGAGAACGAGCACGCCTCCCAGCTGGTGTCCGACGCGATCTTCCAGGCCGAGCACTCTGTCGCCAATGGGCAGGTCCCGGCACACCACCACGAGGAACGAGCAGAAGCATGA